The window GGGAAGATTCTGCTCATGAAAAAATTACTTTAACCGAAGTAAGGCAGGAAATCATCAGTCAGTTTCCTTTATTAAATGCGGATGATATTATACCGGTTCCCTGTAATCCGGATGCCTTGGCGATGGGATATATTTTGAAACTTCAGGACGAAACCATTCCTTTAACCAGATATATCAATCCTGCGGATCTTCTGAACAATGAATCAAGAAATACCATCGTTTACGAACAGGATAAAGGGCTGCATATGCAGCTGTTGGATATATTCAGTACCGGAATTTCTGTAGATAAAGTGCAACCCAAAGTAAATCAGTTACTATGTTGTCTTCCGGAGGTTTCTGCCCCGGATCTTGATTACGATAATCTGTTTAGAATTATTATTATGAACTTTATGGATGCTCATGATTTTGATGTACGGGCCGTAAAAAAATCGTGTGTGCACATTGTTAATAAAGATTTGAAGTTAATTCCATTTGAAACTATGAATCTCTTTTACAGGGACGAAAAAAAAGCTTACCTGGAAGAACTCAGAAAAGAAGATAAAGTGTTATTTTAATACCTAAAAAAAGCGTGAAATTTTATTCCACGCTTTTTTATTTTTAATTTTTTAAATCTATTTTGCTTCTTTTACATCATCGAAAGTCATTACCTCTTCCAGTGTTTTCATGTATTCGTAAGCGGTAAGGTCAAATTTTACAGGAACAATAGAAATATACCCGTTTGCCAAAGCTGTTTCATCAGCATCTTCAGAATCATCCATATTGTTAAAATATCCGGTCAGCCAGTAGTATTTTTTACCATGCGGATTGATTCTTTCATCAAAGCTTTCTTCCCATTTGGCATGAGCCTGCTTACACACTTTCACTCCTTTTATTTCTTCAGCCGGAAGTTTTGGAATATTAACGTTCAGGACAATTCCTTTTGGCATTGGGTTTTCCAATGTTCTTCTAACAATATTCTGTATATATTCCTTAGCCTGAGTAAAATCTGCTTCCCAGCTGAAATCCAGTAAGGAAAATCCTATAGCGGGAATACCTTCCACACCGGCTTCTACCGCAGCAGACATGGTTCCTGAATAGATGACATTGATAGACGAATTAGCTCCGTGATTGATTCCGGAAACAACAATGTCGGGCCTTCTTGTCAGAATTTTATCAAGAGCCATTTTTACGCAGTCTACGGGAGTTCCGCTGCATGAAAAATCAGTCTGCGGTCCGTCCAGCGTTACTTCTTCATAGCTTAAGGTAGAATTGATGGTAATAGCGTGGCCTTTTCCACTTTGAGGAGAGTTGGGTGCTACAACTACTACTTCTCCTATTTCATTCATAAAACTGACAAGATTTCTGATACCAGGAGCTGTAATTCCGTCATCATTAGTCACCAGGATAAGTGGTCTTTCCATAAATTATCTTTAATTTTTTATTTAAATAGAGTGAATTTGTTCATTTCAGAATTGAACAACCAGATTTTCAACCCATCAAATGTAGGTAAAAATCAGACGCAATAAAAGACAGGATTTTTTTATGGATAATTGTAAATCAGGAATTGAAATCTGGATATTCCAGCGATAATCTAAGACTGATAAAGAAAGAATTGGAATCAACTTAGCGCAAAAAAAATTATCTGGCTGCCAGAGAAAGAAAAATTAATGTACCGAATTTTAATCCCACTTTACTCCAAACCTCTACAGGTGCTTTCCGTTCGAAAAACACCTGCTTGGGTCTGATAATTTTAATGTAAAGTGGTTGAACAAAATAATAAACTAATCAAGGGGCTTTCTGCCAGAAATGATATTGTAAAGAATAACAATAATAGCAATGACTAATAAAACGTGAATTAAATATCCCGTGCTCATTCCCGGAACTATTCCTAACATTCCTAATAGCCAAACAACGATGCAGATGACTGCGACTAACCATAGTAAACTTTTCATAACTTAATATTTTTAATTTGTATAGAGTAATACTATCATATTTTATGCCTTTATGAGAAAAAAATAGTTTTTGTGGTATCTGTTTTATCTGCAAATCTGTTTTGAAGAATGTTTTTTCATAACAGATTATATCTGTATGGATAGAATTTTTATTCCTTTAATAAAAAAATACTTAAAACTGTCTGATAATTACAAATAAGGTATTAAATTTGATCGTTTGTAACACGGACAAATTTATTACTGCCAATCGTTACGATACTTATTTAAAAAAATTAATATATAAAGACAGTTTATGTGGAAAAATTTCAAACTGAATAAATTTTTACTTCTTATTCCATTAACCAGTCTGATGTTTTGTTTCAACTCGCCAAAGAATGACGATGAAAAGATGCAGACCATTATGGTGAGTGTAAAAAACACACTTTCTTATCTGCATTATAGCCCAAAGACCTTTAATGATGCCTATTCGAAGGACGTTTACAAGCATTATTTCGAATTGGTAGATCCTGCCAAAAGATATTTTCTGCAATCTGATATGGATGAATTCAGCAAGTACGAAACGAAACTTGACGACTTTATCGGGCAGGGAGATCTTACGTTTTATAAGCTTACCATTGACAGGCTGTACCAGAGAGCGGACGAGATTGATAAAATTACGCAGGATATATTCAGCAAACCCATCAATCTTCAGGAAGATGAAACGTTTACTTTAGAACCCAAACAAAAGAAAGTACCTGCTAATAAACAGGAACAGTATAATGAGTGGAAAAAATTCATCAAATACAATATCCTACAGGAAGTTGAGTCGATGAACAGTAAAGAAGAAGCTCAGAAAGAAAAGAAAGATTCTGTTCAGAAGTACAAATTAAAAGATACCATCAAGTTTAAGCCTCTTACTCAGGACGAAAAGATAAAAAAAGCGACTGATGAAGTAAAAGATCTTTTAAAAGACATCTTTACAAGATCCAAAAAGAGAAAGAAAATGGATTGGTTTACTGTCTATATGAATGCTTATACAGAAGTATTTGATCCCCATACGAACTATTATTCTCCAAAAGATAAAGAAGATTTTGATACCCAGTTTACCGGAAAAGTAATTGGTATCGGAGCCCTGATTCAGGAGAAAAAAGGATACCTTTACTTGGGAGCTCTTACTATTGGTGCACCGGCATGGAAGTCTAAGCAGCTTTCTGAAGGTGATAAAATCCTGAAAGTGAAGTCTAAACCGAAAGAAGATGCAGTAAATGTGGTGGGAATGCTTTCCGATGAAGCCGTACGACTCATCAGAGGAGAAAAAGGAACACCCGTTACGCTGACGGTTCAGAAAAAAGACGGAACCATTAAAGATGTAACCATGATCCGTGAAGAAGTAGCTATTGAAGATACTTTTGCAAGAAGTATTGTTGTGAACACTCCCAATGGAAAAAAATATGGTTTCATCAACCTTCCAAGCTTTAATGCAGATTTTGAAAATGCCAAAGGAAGAAATGCTTCTGATGATATCAAAAATGAAATTATTAAGCTGAAAGAACAGAATATTGAAGGTATTATTCTGGACCTTAGGAATAACGGAGGAGGATCATTAACTGAAGTAGGAGATATTATGGGGCTTTTCATGGAAGCTGGTCCATACGTTCAGGTAAAAGACGGAAACGGAAAAATACAGACGCTTAAGAATAAAAATGAAACTCCAATCTGGACAGGTCCGCTTGTCATTATGCAAAATGAGCTTTCAGCTTCAGCTTCAGAGATCCTTGCAGGAGTAATGCAGGATTACGGAAGAGCGATGATCATAGGATCTCCGCAGTCTTTTGGAAAAGGTACTGTTCAGACTTTTGTGGACCTGAACAGATTCCTGAACACAGAGGATGACTTCGGATCATTAAAGCTTACGATCCAGAAATTCTACAGAATTACAGGAGAATCTACACAGAGAAAAGGAATTGTTTCAGACATTCAGATGAAAGATTTCTTTACTTACGCGGAAGTAGGAGAAAGATATGACGATTATGCTTTAGCGTGGGATAAAATTTCGCCTACAAAATTCCAGAAGCTGAATTACTTCAATATCCAGGCACTTGAAAAAGCAAGTGCCGCAAGAATGGCTAAAAACAGCAATTACCAGTTACTGTTAGAATCCGCCCAGTGGAGAGAAAAACTGGATAAAGAAGAAAACATCACGTTGAATATTAATAAATTCAATGAGCTGATGAAGAACAGAAAGTCTCAGATTGAAAAGTTCAAAGCTTTAACTAAATTCGAGAATGGTCTTCAGTTTATGATGTATCCAAGTGAGATTGAAAGAGAGAAAAAAGATGAAGCTTTCAAGAAAAAATCTGAAATGTGGATCAAGAATCTGAAAAAAGATCTTTATCTGCAGGAAGCAATGAATATTGTATCAGATATGGGAGCGAAATCCTGATCATAAAAAAACCGCTAATGTTTTCATTAGCGGTTTTTTATTGGGTAAAGAATTATTTAATTTCTACACATCCCACTCTTCCTCCGGCATTCCCGGTAGGCTGGGTATGGAAATCATCTGCTGCGGCGTGCACAATAAGGCCCTTTCCAATGATGTTCTTAGACTCGTCTGTACAGCCCAGACACCATTTGTCTGTTTTGAAAGTCAATGTAGCCGTTCCGCTCTGGTCAGCCACCAGGTTTCCTATATCTCCCATATGGAAGTGTTCGGCTCCCCACTTACCGTGATCATTCTTGGAAGGATTCCAGTGGCCTCCTGTGGAGGTTCCGTCTGCTGCAGAGCAGTCTCCTTTTTCATGAATATGTACGGCATGAATTCCGGGGGTAAGATTGGTAATATCCAGTTTCATGGTTACCTCATTCCCGTTTTGAGTAAACTTCGCAGTTCCCCCTGTCTGTGTTCCGCTTTTGGCATTTACAGAATACGTTTTTGTGGTTCCGCAGGAAACAGCTAAAAATGTAAATCCAGCCAATAGTGCTAATGTTTGTACTTTCATTTTTTAAATGATTTATAGTGATTTTACGATAAATTTAAAAAAGATTTTCCAAAACACTTTATGATCTCAGTCTTTTTTAAAAACCAGTGTCGAATGATAACTGCAATACAGCTTCTTTGAGCGTTAAATTCTAAAAACCGGATATCAAGGGTAACTTTTTTATAAAAGATGAAAAAAAGCTTATTTTAGTTGCCGGAAAGCAATTGATAAGCCTCTGTCTATAGCCGGAAAGAAATAGAAAAATGATTATTCTGTATACATTCATCAGCGAAGCAAAACATCACTCTGTTCTGGACAGGTATCTGCCTGATTTTTCTCTGGAAACTAAAAAGGATATTCTGAGATACAGAAGATGGCAGGACGCCCAGCTTTCTTTACTGGGGAAAGTTCTTTTACGGTATGGATTAAAAACGCACTACCATATTTCTGAACCTGAAGTAGGGATACTTTCGAACAAAAAACCTTATTTAAAAGGACATCATCTTCATTTTAATATATCGCATTCTAAAGATCTTGTGGTCTGTGCCATTGCAGAATATCCCTTAGGAATTGATATAGAATTCACTGATTCCCAGGTGAACTGTCTTGATTTTAAATTTCAGATGACGGATAATGAGTTGAAGGAAATTGATACCTGCGAGGATAAAACAGAGGCATTTTTTACCTATTGGACGAGAAAAGAGGCCGTAATAAAAGCCCATGGAGCCGGAATGATGCTTCCACTGAATTCTTTTGAAATCATAAAAGACGAGTGTATCATTGAAGGAAAAAGTTTTTTTACCAAAGAGATTTTTATCCATGAAGACTATCACAGCTATATTGCTTCTTCAGATCACAGCGTAAAAGATGACAAACCGCTTATCATACATTTTGAAGCAGAAGTTTAAAAAAGTGAAACGAATTCTGATAATCGCAATAAAAGACAACAGAATCTGATGCTGGAAAAATATCTTTGTGAACTAACAGTTTGAAGTGGAAGAATATAAAAAGCGGATTGTGAAGACAATTCAGTACATTGACAGCCATATTGATATGAATTTATCTCTGGAAAGAGTTTCAGAGGTAGGTGCTTATTCTCCGTTTCATTTTCATAGGATATTTAAGCTGGTTACAGGAGAAACCCTTCAGAACTATATCATCAGGAAGAAAGTAGAAAAAAGTGCTCTTTATCTGGCCGTTCATAAGGAGATGGAAATCAAAGATATCTATTGGGATCTTGGATTCTCCAATCATTCCGTTTTCTGCAAAACATTCAAAAAATACTATGGCCTGGCACCTACGGAATTTCGAAGATCGGCTCCGGAAAAATTTCATAGGATTTTACAAAAACAAAGCCGGAACGGACAAACAGATACCGTTTTCAGCCAATACATTGGCAACATCGAAAACCTGTTAAACTGGACCCGTATGAACTTAAAAATTGAAGTAAAAGAAATGCCTGAAATGAATCTGGCATCCGTCATGAGCCTTGGAATAACCAATGTAGAACCGTCTTTTAACATCCTGATAGACTGGGTACAAAAGAAAAATATTTTTCCGCGGGAGCATGTTAAAATGATGTCTGTTTATCATGACAGCTGCAAGATAACACCTCTGGACAAAGTCAGAATTCATGCCTCCATGCTGTTGGAAGAAAAACTGATGCAGCAGGAAGGAGAAGTATTTCCCGAAACCTTAGAGGGTGGAAAATACATTGTTGGAAGGGGAGAAGTCACGCTTAATGACTTTGAGCAATGCTGGGTTTCCTTGTTTTTATGGATGAATGAGAACCACTATTCTATAAGAAAAACCTTTCCCTATGAAATCTATCACACCAATTTTAAAGAACATCCGGAAGGAAAAATGACCGTGGATTTCTGCATCCCGGTTCACTAACTACCATTCGGGAGCAAAAGAATGCCTTTCGGTAATAATTTTTTTACAGAAAGGCATTGATCGTGCTATTTTTGATCCAGAAAACAATAAAAATGAAAACACAAGGACAAAACCTGCTCTTTCTGCTTTTCCTGCTCACTTCCGTTATGGGATATTCCCAGGTGAAAATATCAGGAAAAGTATCCTTTAAAAATAAAGGGGTAGCAGAAGTAAACGTAACACTGAAAGATACCTATGATGGTACTACAACTGATGCCCAGGGTAATTTTACATTTGAAACCTCAGAAAAAGGAACTCACATAATTACTTTTACCCATCCGAAATATGAAAATATTGAAAGGTCAGTTTCCATTGAAAATCAGGATGTTTCTTTGAATGTTGATCTTAAAGAGCAGATCAGTGAGATTGATGCCGTAGTGGTTTCAGCAGGATCTATTGAAGCCAGCGATAAAAAAAGAGCCACTGCCTTGCTTACCCCCATTGATATTTATACAACGGCAGGGGCCGACGGGCAGATTTCTTCAGCATTGACCTATCTTCCGGGAGTGCAGAAAGTAGGAGGTACGGAAGGTCTGTTCATCCGCGGAGGTACCGGAACGGAATCTAAGATCTTTATGGACGGAAGCCTTATCAACAACTATTTCTCTAATTCTGTTCCCGGAATTGCAGGAAGAGACCAGTTCAATACTTCTCTTTTTAAAGGAAATATATTTTCAAGTGGCGGATATTCTGCATTGTACGGGCAGGCTCTTTCTGGAGCCTTGATGCTGGAAAGTGTGGATCTTCCGGATGAAACGTCCTATAATTTTGGAATTTCACCTATTTTCCTGAATGCCGGATTTCAGAAGCTGGGAGACCATAAGAACTATTCCTACGGAGCTACAGCAGGATATTCTCTTCTGAGCCTGATGCAGAAGGTGTTCAAATTTAATACAGATTTTGTAGAAGCGCCGCAGGGTTTTAACGGAGATCTGAATTTCAGATTCAAGACAAAATCAGGAGGCTTTTTTAAATATTACGGCATGTTCAATTCCAATAAAATGGGGGTAAGATCAGAAAGTCTTGAGCCCGGATATGATTTCAGCCTGGTAAAGCTTAACGGTAAAAATACCTTTCACAACCTGTCTTTCAGACAAAAATTCGGGAAATACCTTCTGAATGTGGGCGGTTCGTACTCATATAACAGATCAGATCTTCATTTTTCTACAGAAACCAATGATATTGAATCCAGCAGAAGCCAGCTTCTGACGGACGGAAATTATCTGAACTTTAAAGCCGTTCTTGAAAGAAAAATTAACAGGATCAGTGCAGTAAGAGGAGGGATTGAATTGAATAATACCGATGAAAACCTAAATTTCGAAGCAGTACAGAAGCATTATAAGGATTTAATTTCTTCTGCTTTTGTAGAAACAGATCTTGGCTTCAGTAATGCATTGTCTGCAAAAATAGGGGTAAGAGCAGAGCATTCTTCCTTTTTAGGAAAAAACAATATTGCGCCTCGTTTTGCTATTGCTTACAGACTTGCAAAAGACTGGACCACATCATTCGCTTACGGACTTTTTTATCAGAATCCGGAAAGTAAATACATCAATGGGCCTGCAAACCTTGGCTTCCAGAAATCCCAGCATTATATTTTCCAGGTTCAGAGGGCTTCAGAGGGCAGGACTTTACGTTTTGAGGCATTTTATAAAAAATACGACCAATTGATCAAGACATTTAATGTTACACCGGATAAAGAGCAAAACCAGCAGATTCAAACTGCATTAAACAATGATGGATACGGATTTGCAAAAGGACTGGAGTTTTTCTGGAGAGATAATAAAAAGACATTTGAAAATATCGATTACTGGATCAGCTACTCATACCTGGATTCCAAAAGAGATTTTCTGAATTATCCTGTAAGCCTGCAGCCAGGTTTCGCAGCTCAGCATACGCTTTCTGCAGTAGCTAAAAGATTTATTCCGGAATGGAAACTTGGGGTGAATTTATCTTATACGTATGCAAAAGGACGTCCCTACTATGATATTGCTTCTACATTTGATAACGGAAAAGCAATTAATTATACCCGGAATGAAGGCAGATTAAAAGATTATAACGCATTGAATTTCAGTATCAATTATCTTCCGAATATTGGTAAAAAAGATGCAAAATCGTTTCCGGTATTTGTATTGAGTGTCAGCAATATTTTAGGATCGAAGAACGTGTATGGTTATAATTTTTCTGCGGACGGTTCCAGAAGCTCAGCCATTGTGCCGCCAGTCAATACTTTTGTCTTCATAGGAGCATTTATAAGTTTCGGGGTAGATAAAACGGATGACGCCATCAATAATAATTTATAAAAACATATCTTAGAACAAACAATATAACTAACTTTTAAAAATTGACAGTATGAAAAAATACCTTTTAAGCTTTGCTTTAGCTTTTGTAAGCTTAACAGCTTTTGCACAGGCAGATTATGACAAAATAATGACTGAAAAAATTGCAAAAATAGAAACCTGCAAAACCCCGGAAGATTTCCAGACGCTGGCCAATGATTTTCAGAGAATAGGAAGTAAGGAAAGTACAAAATGGCTTCCGGCCTACTACGCAGCATTTTCTTATATCCAGAAAGGAAGAACAATGATGAGAGACGGTAAAATGCAGGATCTTGACGGTATTGCAGACCAGGCAGAGAAACACCTGTCTATGGCTCAGAATCTGGCCGGTGCAGATAATGCGGAAATACACCTGTTGAGAAAAATGTCTTATTCCCTGAGAATGATGGTAAATCCTGCACAGCGTTATATGACAGATGGGGCAAGAGCGGCAGAAGAAATGAATGCTGCGGAAAAACTGGATCCGGCCAACCCGAGAGTTGCCCTTATCAAGGCGGAAGATGTGTATTTTACTCCGGAACAGTACGGTGGAAGCAAAACCAAAGGATTGGAAATGTTTAAAGACGCTCAGGCAAAGTTTAATGCCTACAAGCCCAAAACAGCTTTGGATCCTAACTGGGGAAAAGCAGAAGCCGATTATTTCCTAAGCCTTCCTGCTGAAAAAGCGAAATAGTTTTCTCGTTATTCTGTAAAAATCAACCTTCATCCGTGAAGGTTTTTTTATACTGTTCAGGGAGAAAAAACAGCCTTTCGGTAAGAATAAATTTTTGATACCTTTAATAAAAACTAATTTTGGGTTAAGAAAACAGATCATGAAACGGAAAAACTTCATCGTACTATGCTGGGTATCGCTTGCAGTCTCTATGTTTTTCTTTTTTGTCTTTACAGAAGAAAAAAATGTTGAGAACTTTTTGTATACCATACTCATTTCTTTTATTTATTCCTTTGTACTGGGTGGAGGAAACGGATTGCTGAACAGCTTTCTTAATAAAAAAATCCCTTGGTCTGAAGCGACTACCCAAAGAGCGGTTATAAGTATTATTTCCATTATTGTAACCAATTTTGTACTGGTCTATTTTTGTAATTATATGAACTTTGTCGTTATTCAAAAAACGGCTACTACGGAAGAATTCTTCCTTGGTAAATATAATTTCCTCAATTGGTTCACCATCAATATTGCGCTTTTGATTTCTGCTTTCCTTCATGCTAAAAGTTTTATGGAAGAGCTGAAGAAAACTTCCAGAAAAGAAGTGGTGGAGCAGAAGCTTATTGCCAAATCTGCAAATGCCCAGTTTGAAAGTTTAAAAAACCAGCTGGATCCGCATTTCCTCTTTAATTCATTGAATGTTTTAAGCTCTCTGATTGATGAAAATCCCCAACAGGCACAAAAGTTTACGGCTTCAATGTCAAAGATTTACCGCTATGTACTTGAACAGAAAGATAAAGAGCTGGTAACCGTAGAAGATGAAATAGAATTTGCCAAAACCTATTGTGAGCTTTTAAAAACCAGGTTTGAGGACAGTGTAGATTTTACTTTTGATGTCAACAAAGAAGACTATCAGAAATATGTGGTTCCGCTGGCTTTGCAGCTGCTGCTGGAAAATTGTATCAAGCACAATTTTGCAACATCATCAAAACCTTTGATCATCAGAATTTTTTCAGACGGGAATACGCTATGCATAGAAAATAACCTTCAGGTGAGAGAGCAGATCAAAGAAAGTTCCGGGATAGGGCTTGCCAATATTGTACAGCGTTATTCCCTGCTTACTGAGCGAAATGTTTTTATAGAAAAATCAGAAAATCATTTTAAAGTAAAACTGCCGGTACTGCTGGTTAAGCCGAAGATTTCCAGTGAAGAAACTGAAGGCGATTCCGCGGCCTACAAAAGAGCACAGATGAGGGTGAAGGAAATGAAAAAGTTTTATTCCAGCCTGATTACCTACTGCATTATTATTCCCTTTTTATTCTTTGTGAATCTTTTTACCAGTAAAGGGGAGTACTGGTTCTGGTATCCGGCACTGGTCTGGGGATTGGTTCTGGCTTTCAGGGCTTTTAAAATCTTCGGAATCGGAGAATCCTGGCAGGAAAAGAAAATCAGAGAAATTATGAACAAGCAAAAAAAATAAAATGATGGAAAGATTTGACGAAAATGATATTGAATATCAGCGAGCCAGAAGGCAGGTAGATCAATTACGGGGCTTTTACGGGCATTTATTTGCTTACGTTGCCGTAAATGCGATGATTGTGGTGTACAATGCTATGCATTTGAAGCCTGGCGAAAGCTATTTCCAGTTCAAAAACTTTTTTACGGCCACTTTTTGGGGAATAGGCCTGGCTGCACATGCCATTACCGTGTTCCTGCCACGTGTGGGTTTTATCAAAAATTGGGAGGCTGATAAGATTAAAGAACTGATGGAAAAACAGAAAGACCATTAAGAAGAAAATACTTTTTTACCTATCCTTTTAACCTTAAAAACTTATGAAAAATGAACACCTTGTCAACTCTATTCTACATTTCAATGGCTGCGTGGTTCCTCACAGAATGGCTTTACAAAAACATACTGAAATCCGGAAAAGAAGATCAGAAGAACAAAGATAAATATACCCTTAATCTTCTATGGCTGGCCATTCCTTTTTCAATCATTTCCTCTACCATCATCTCTTATAATACTCATGTTCCGATTGCAGATGGTAGCTGGATTCTTTATTTAGGAGAACTTTTTATTCTTATCGGGATTATTGTCAGGTATATCATCATCAGATCATTGGGAAAATATTTTACGGTAGATGTTACCATCAGGCAGGATCATAAAATAAAAAAAGAAGGGTTTTACAAGTATCTGAGGCATCCTTCCTATGCTTTCTCTCTTTTGACCTCTCTGGGGCTTGGGTTGTATCTCAACAACTGGCTGTCATTAATCTTTGCTTTTGTCCCTCCGTTTTTAGCTTTCGCCTACAGGATTAAGGTTGAAGAGCAGGCTTTGGTAGAACAGTTCGGAGAAGAATATATTGAATACAGAAAAACCACAAAAAAACTGATTCCGTTTATCTATTGATGATCCATTTTTACCGTTCGGACAGCATAATCTACCATTCGGTAATATAAAATTGATTGAAGCCTGGTTTCTGGCTTACCTTTGATTCAAGAAAAAAACAAATTAACCTTTTAAAATATATATTATGGAAATTTTACCAAATAAAGAGACTATTGCGTACAGAAAAGCATCTCGAAGAGTAAAAGAATTGAAAGAATTTTATGGGAATCTTACTTCTTACTGTCTGGTGATTCCCTTCCTTGCCATAGTAAACCTTTTGACGGCTCCCGGGTATTTATGGTTTTTATGGCCGGCCCTGGGATGGGGTGTAGGAATTGCATTTCATGCTGTAAGTGTATACGGAATCGGTAAAAGCTGGGAAGAAAGAAAAATAAAAGAGCTGATGGAGAAGGAGGAAAAAGCAAGAATAAAAACATTTTAACCAATCACATCATAACTAAAAAATATACGAATATGGATTATCAAACTGCCTGCACAAGAACCAGGAACATTAAAAAATTCTACAGAAGCATATTTATATTTGTGATAGTTGCCGTTATCATCGCACCTGATTCTTTTTTTGACGAGAAAAACATCAGAATTCAGCTGTTCGACAGGTATACAATACTGGGCTTATGGGGTCTTATCCTTCTTATCAAAGCGATAAAGCTGTTTATTTTTGATTCCGAATGGGAAAGAGATATGATTGAAAAAGAACTCCAAAAAGAGAAAAGACCAATAGATTA of the Chryseobacterium aureum genome contains:
- a CDS encoding histidine kinase; translation: MKRKNFIVLCWVSLAVSMFFFFVFTEEKNVENFLYTILISFIYSFVLGGGNGLLNSFLNKKIPWSEATTQRAVISIISIIVTNFVLVYFCNYMNFVVIQKTATTEEFFLGKYNFLNWFTINIALLISAFLHAKSFMEELKKTSRKEVVEQKLIAKSANAQFESLKNQLDPHFLFNSLNVLSSLIDENPQQAQKFTASMSKIYRYVLEQKDKELVTVEDEIEFAKTYCELLKTRFEDSVDFTFDVNKEDYQKYVVPLALQLLLENCIKHNFATSSKPLIIRIFSDGNTLCIENNLQVREQIKESSGIGLANIVQRYSLLTERNVFIEKSENHFKVKLPVLLVKPKISSEETEGDSAAYKRAQMRVKEMKKFYSSLITYCIIIPFLFFVNLFTSKGEYWFWYPALVWGLVLAFRAFKIFGIGESWQEKKIREIMNKQKK
- a CDS encoding 2TM domain-containing protein, whose product is MMERFDENDIEYQRARRQVDQLRGFYGHLFAYVAVNAMIVVYNAMHLKPGESYFQFKNFFTATFWGIGLAAHAITVFLPRVGFIKNWEADKIKELMEKQKDH
- a CDS encoding methyltransferase family protein, whose product is MNTLSTLFYISMAAWFLTEWLYKNILKSGKEDQKNKDKYTLNLLWLAIPFSIISSTIISYNTHVPIADGSWILYLGELFILIGIIVRYIIIRSLGKYFTVDVTIRQDHKIKKEGFYKYLRHPSYAFSLLTSLGLGLYLNNWLSLIFAFVPPFLAFAYRIKVEEQALVEQFGEEYIEYRKTTKKLIPFIY
- a CDS encoding 2TM domain-containing protein; this encodes MEILPNKETIAYRKASRRVKELKEFYGNLTSYCLVIPFLAIVNLLTAPGYLWFLWPALGWGVGIAFHAVSVYGIGKSWEERKIKELMEKEEKARIKTF
- a CDS encoding 2TM domain-containing protein; this translates as MDYQTACTRTRNIKKFYRSIFIFVIVAVIIAPDSFFDEKNIRIQLFDRYTILGLWGLILLIKAIKLFIFDSEWERDMIEKELQKEKRPIDY